The nucleotide window CCCTCAACGAACTAATACAAATAGATCATGTTTATGTAAAACCTCAGCCCTTGAAATCATTAATAGGGAAAGAGGCGCAGCACAAATCTACGACTGCTGTAATCAAACAAGATGTCAGTGAGAGCGCTGCCACCCAACACAGTAAACAGTATATTGTTTTGTCGGGTTTAAAAAGAAACCACGAAGGGGCTACTGTCAATGTCAAATCTCCTGTGGTTCAGTTGAGTCCAGTCCCAACATTAGACCTTATTAATCCAGACAATAGTGACACTCCTGAGTTACCAGTTTTAACATCTCTGCAGTCACAACTAGAGTTGCAAGATGACTCTGATGACATTATAAGCACACTTTCAGATTCAGACATGGAGACCTccttaaattattttcaaaactttGATTTAGACATGGCGGAGGCTAATAGACAAGTGAATATGTCTAGTCAAGACAATAACTATTCTTTTCTTCTAAGTGACAGTCTTAAACAAACAGAGGAACTTAATTCCACAAAACTATTTGATGAAATTTATGAACATTACTTGAGTATAAGAGAATCCTCTGTTGCCTCCCCTAACTCAACAGCATTTAGTGACTCAGGTATTAGCAGTGACACAGAACCAATGTCCCCACATAGCCTTGATGGGGAAGCATTTCATGACACTCTCTTGTGGCAGGATACAAGTTTCACAGATTTATTTCCTGATCTTCAGTAGGGGCAATTTTTGTCAAGTTGTGTATTATTGTTGTTACTTGTACTAAGTTCACAGTTCATAAAACAACATAGGATATAATGGTTCTATTAATCTATTCATATAGGTTGTCTAAATATGTAACTATCATTgtcttatttttaaagtttagtaGGCTgtgaatgattaaaaaaaatgcattgaaaagttatttttaagaGTAAAATTTTTGAGTGCattgtattaattttattattgtgaTATATAAATGTTTCAAACCAAAAATGAATGTGTTTATTCATGGTTGTCATTTGTCTACCATATTGTCTTGTCACTACATTATGGCAGTGTAAATAATGCTATTCTCTTTCCCTCTTAATGTGCTTAagacacaccaaaaaaaaaaaaattaaaagggcAGAAAATGTGTGTTGGCTTGACTTGCATCATTTATTTGTTTGCTTGCTTTGCATTATATCATTCTAGTGTTCTTGTTCATTTGTATTTTTACCACTGAAAGACCGACTgtcatttcatttaaatttctaaCTAAAAGTGGTACCGTTGTGTGTACTGGTAGCCTATGCTACTTTGTAAAAGGTCACTTGCTTTCAGAAGACCTTGTGTAGCTGTTGTTAAGGGAGATAAGCTTTATAGGAGTCGAACAAATACTCTTTCGGTCCATAGGAATTCAAATAGTAAAGTTTTGCTCATAAAATAGTTTATTGACGATTGTATACAATGAAATCACTTCTCCTATTCACATTTAATAATGAGGGGTTCTCATTTAATCCATGCAGACTGGATGTTAAAATCGGCCATGACACTACTATACAATGAAACAAATTCGTTGCTCAAATCTATTTGTCCTAATATGAAAAGGCGAGCATCACAAACCGGTCGATTCGATCTCATGATTTATAGTGTCCGGAAACTCCTTTATCGTTTCTTTTCTTTCGTAATTAAAATTGAAGCCACAATTTAACGATCTCCTTAACATACTTTTGAGCTCTGAAAAAGATTCATTGCAGACCTACAACAAAAACTGATCTTGTGCATGCGTGG belongs to Biomphalaria glabrata chromosome 12, xgBioGlab47.1, whole genome shotgun sequence and includes:
- the LOC106067727 gene encoding uncharacterized protein LOC106067727 isoform X1, encoding MDGSVFHFGDNSQPDDFLCLLQEFSEDQQCTKTQTTTPITQGVSGTDCSNRTNNRSPTSRMVGLSSAELESLNELIQIDHVYVKPQPLKSLIGKEAQHKSTTAVIKQDVSESAATQHSKQYIVLSGLKRNHEGATVNVKSPVVQLSPVPTLDLINPDNSDTPELPVLTSLQSQLELQDDSDDIISTLSDSDMETSLNYFQNFDLDMAEANRQVNMSSQDNNYSFLLSDSLKQTEELNSTKLFDEIYEHYLSIRESSVASPNSTAFSDSGISSDTEPMSPHSLDGEAFHDTLLWQDTSFTDLFPDLQ